A section of the Pseudovibrio sp. M1P-2-3 genome encodes:
- a CDS encoding recombinase family protein produces MTEQTRRILLEAIFLQNKVPAMRIAIYARYSSNNQREASIEDQIRSCSIKLESMGFSNYTPFTDYTISGASLNRPGIQALIQECLSGKFDLVIAEALDRLSRDQEDIAALYKRFSFAGVKLLTVSEGEIDELYVGLKGTMNSLFLKDLADKTRRGLRGRVEAGKSGGGKCYGYDVVTKQNASGDLIRGERTINAVQAQIVRRIFEQYGRGKSPRAIAQALNKEGISGPNSRSWGPSTINGNRARGTGILNNELYIGCLVWNRLRYIKDPSTGKRISRLNPEKEWIIKEVPDLQIIPDDLWQAVKDHQDRVTKVRGAKQPKPFWQSQRPKYLLSGLMRCGSCGGGYSKINKNLFGCSTSRNKGTCDNRLNIRREVIENTVLDGLRHHLMAPDLFAIFCEEFIKELNKLRRVETEAKAAKQKQLVKVTADIAKLIEAIRAHRVLSHSRCAL; encoded by the coding sequence TTGACAGAACAGACCCGAAGAATTCTACTAGAAGCTATATTTCTTCAAAATAAAGTTCCTGCCATGCGTATTGCCATCTATGCCCGCTACTCCAGTAACAATCAGCGCGAAGCCTCCATCGAAGACCAAATCCGCAGCTGTTCAATTAAACTAGAGAGTATGGGCTTCAGCAACTATACGCCCTTCACCGACTACACAATCAGCGGAGCGAGCCTCAATCGCCCGGGCATTCAAGCACTCATTCAGGAATGTCTATCAGGCAAGTTCGACTTGGTAATCGCGGAAGCCCTTGATCGCCTAAGCCGCGACCAAGAAGACATTGCTGCGCTCTATAAGCGTTTTAGCTTTGCAGGCGTTAAACTGCTGACGGTCTCGGAAGGCGAAATCGACGAACTATACGTCGGCCTTAAAGGCACAATGAACAGCCTGTTCCTTAAAGATCTGGCGGACAAGACGCGTCGAGGCCTCAGAGGACGGGTAGAAGCAGGAAAAAGCGGCGGAGGCAAATGCTATGGCTATGATGTGGTCACAAAACAAAACGCCAGTGGTGATCTCATTCGAGGCGAACGCACCATCAACGCAGTTCAGGCGCAAATTGTCAGACGTATCTTTGAACAATACGGACGAGGAAAAAGCCCAAGAGCCATTGCACAAGCCTTGAACAAGGAAGGGATCTCCGGACCAAACTCCAGGAGCTGGGGGCCATCCACGATCAACGGCAACCGTGCCCGAGGCACCGGTATTCTCAACAACGAACTCTATATTGGTTGCCTCGTTTGGAACCGACTGCGCTACATCAAAGATCCAAGCACCGGAAAGCGCATATCACGTCTAAACCCTGAAAAAGAATGGATCATTAAAGAGGTCCCTGATCTCCAGATCATCCCAGACGATCTGTGGCAGGCGGTCAAAGATCACCAGGACCGGGTAACGAAGGTTCGCGGCGCGAAACAACCCAAACCATTTTGGCAGAGCCAACGACCCAAATACCTCTTGTCTGGCCTTATGCGCTGTGGCTCCTGTGGCGGCGGTTATTCGAAGATCAACAAAAACCTTTTTGGCTGCTCAACATCACGTAATAAAGGGACCTGCGATAACCGGCTTAACATTCGCCGGGAGGTCATCGAAAATACCGTTCTAGATGGCCTGCGTCACCACCTTATGGCCCCAGATCTTTTTGCCATCTTCTGCGAGGAGTTCATCAAGGAACTTAACAAACTTCGGCGGGTTGAAACTGAAGCCAAAGCCGCAAAGCAAAAGCAACTTGTTAAGGTAACAGCAGACATCGCTAAGCTCATTGAGGCGATTAGAGCACATCGCGTTCTTTCGCATTCACGCTGTGCACTCTAA
- a CDS encoding type IV secretion system DNA-binding domain-containing protein: MFSPIAPQAQRPPRVRLLLNTALAFLLSVLLAGWLLFLTYPPMGWYQDHPFPADLPWLAEALISNIQFHVKDGPLQFLLSSRADSYRTLLAPLYRYELIQGVSWRLFTLLAAALAAVLIARRYASRHYELVNDLRHIRGRQHLTGKIANSSFRQHMRKDIKRTGKGLCIAPKAILSADVESKHMLLIGASGAGKTQIMRFWVDQLLVQNTRMILHDPKGDMTAFLPTERFILLAPHDKRSWAWDIAKDCVGLAAARELAARLIPQAKDPLWTNGAREILTGLLRWLQTKHETVWSWTELRDIAFNNPPELKTMVLEVYPEGANFIEVDPETGTPNKTSYSFLVTLWSYVGSIISPLALAWEKTPDEKRVSLTQWIATEETERPVIILQKSAEFDVLSKAWIGAAVQLLANFAASPALEDSRERKVWLLLDEFAQMGKLSGFQQFLEVGRSRGIRTVLGLQDLEQLAHLYGREALKTWLNTIETKIVCRMNAGPSSSFISKDLIGQREVAWEEVSTSVTHNDWFSDQREKKNTSRHIRSATIPVLMPDYFERDLGPMEVQGEPRIRALVLGRGDVYQFDWPLTLWRQQRPGAIPAPWLTE; the protein is encoded by the coding sequence ATGTTTTCTCCTATTGCACCTCAAGCACAGCGGCCTCCTCGCGTTCGTTTGCTTCTCAACACTGCACTGGCCTTTCTATTATCAGTGCTTTTGGCGGGCTGGCTTCTCTTCCTTACCTATCCGCCCATGGGCTGGTACCAAGACCATCCATTCCCTGCCGATCTCCCGTGGCTTGCCGAAGCACTCATTTCCAATATTCAGTTTCACGTGAAGGACGGCCCGCTCCAATTTCTTCTATCAAGCCGCGCGGATAGCTATCGTACTCTCTTGGCTCCGCTCTATCGTTATGAGCTTATACAGGGTGTTAGTTGGCGCTTATTCACCCTGCTCGCCGCAGCATTGGCTGCAGTGCTCATTGCACGCCGTTATGCAAGTAGACACTACGAGCTGGTTAACGATCTGCGCCATATCAGGGGGCGACAGCACCTGACGGGAAAAATCGCAAATTCGTCATTTCGCCAGCATATGCGCAAAGACATCAAACGTACCGGCAAAGGTTTGTGCATTGCGCCCAAAGCAATATTGAGCGCTGATGTCGAGAGCAAACATATGTTGCTGATTGGCGCATCTGGAGCCGGTAAGACGCAGATAATGCGTTTCTGGGTTGACCAACTGCTGGTCCAAAACACCCGCATGATACTCCATGACCCCAAGGGGGACATGACCGCATTCCTTCCGACAGAACGCTTTATCCTGCTTGCTCCCCACGACAAACGCAGCTGGGCCTGGGACATTGCCAAGGACTGTGTTGGTCTTGCAGCTGCCCGAGAACTCGCAGCACGCCTCATACCTCAAGCAAAAGATCCTCTCTGGACCAATGGTGCCCGTGAGATCTTGACCGGCCTTCTCCGGTGGCTTCAGACAAAACACGAAACGGTCTGGTCGTGGACAGAGCTACGGGACATCGCTTTTAACAATCCGCCTGAGCTGAAGACAATGGTGCTTGAGGTTTACCCTGAAGGGGCAAACTTCATCGAGGTCGATCCTGAAACCGGTACGCCTAACAAGACCAGCTATAGTTTCCTGGTGACGTTGTGGTCTTACGTCGGCTCCATCATCAGTCCGCTTGCTCTTGCATGGGAAAAAACGCCAGACGAAAAACGTGTCTCCCTTACACAGTGGATTGCGACCGAGGAAACGGAGCGTCCCGTGATAATCCTGCAAAAGAGTGCAGAATTCGACGTTCTGTCAAAAGCCTGGATCGGAGCGGCGGTTCAACTCTTGGCAAATTTTGCGGCCAGTCCAGCGCTTGAGGATTCCCGGGAGCGGAAAGTTTGGCTTTTGCTCGACGAATTTGCCCAAATGGGTAAGCTCAGCGGTTTCCAGCAATTCCTTGAGGTGGGACGCTCACGCGGCATCCGCACGGTATTAGGCCTGCAAGACCTGGAACAGCTGGCTCATCTATATGGCCGTGAAGCCCTCAAAACCTGGCTCAACACAATCGAAACCAAGATTGTATGCCGGATGAATGCTGGTCCTTCCTCATCCTTCATCAGCAAAGACCTCATAGGCCAGCGAGAGGTCGCCTGGGAAGAGGTTAGCACCTCCGTGACCCACAACGACTGGTTCTCAGATCAACGCGAAAAGAAAAACACCTCACGCCACATACGCTCCGCTACTATCCCGGTTCTGATGCCAGACTATTTTGAACGGGATCTGGGGCCAATGGAGGTTCAGGGTGAGCCGCGTATTCGGGCTCTTGTTCTTGGTCGAGGGGACGTCTATCAATTTGACTGGCCGCTGACCCTTTGGCGGCAGCAACGCCCCGGCGCGATCCCTGCCCCTTGGCTTACTGAGTAA
- a CDS encoding IS630 family transposase (programmed frameshift), translated as MSAIPLRRDYDASSLRTLACQSKDVRQSRRLLALAAVYDGLSRLEAARMGGMDRQTLRDWVHRFNAEGPHGLYNRKSPGRVRWLNKEQMAEFADLVEAGPDLQQHGVIRWRRRDLQGVIEQKFGVSYSERAISSLLRVLGFSRVSVRSQHPAQDEQVMETYKKNFHARLKEIKARLPSQTSMEIWWQDEARIGQKNGLTRRWAKKGTRPRAPSDGRYQSTYVFGAICPAHGKGAALVLPKANTNSMQLHLKEISRTVAKGAHAVVLMDQAGWHTTAKLKLPDNITILLLPPRSPELNPVENVWQYLRQNWLSNRTFQDYQEIVDAACSAWNKLIQQPHTITSIGRRNWAHTGQL; from the exons ATGTCAGCGATCCCATTGCGCCGAGACTATGATGCTTCTTCGTTACGAACTCTTGCTTGTCAAAGTAAGGATGTCAGGCAGAGCCGCCGCCTTCTTGCTCTTGCTGCTGTTTATGATGGGTTGTCGCGCTTGGAGGCGGCACGCATGGGCGGCATGGACCGCCAAACACTGCGAGACTGGGTGCATCGGTTTAACGCAGAAGGGCCGCACGGCCTGTACAATCGTAAGAGCCCGGGCCGTGTCCGGTGGTTAAATAAAGAGCAAATGGCTGAATTTGCAGATCTGGTTGAGGCTGGGCCTGATTTACAACAACACGGCGTAATTCGCTGGCGTCGGCGGGATCTGCAAGGTGTGATCGAGCAGAAGTTTGGGGTCAGCTATAGCGAAAGGGCTATTTCAAGCCTCCTCAGAGTTCTGGGATTTTCTCGGGTCAGCGTTCGGTCACAGCACCCGGCACAGGACGAGCAAGTTATGGAGACATATA AAAAAAACTTCCATGCCCGGCTTAAAGAAATAAAAGCGCGCTTGCCCTCACAAACATCCATGGAAATCTGGTGGCAGGACGAAGCCCGCATTGGTCAAAAAAATGGGCTCACCAGAAGGTGGGCAAAAAAAGGAACGAGACCACGGGCTCCCAGCGACGGGCGCTATCAATCAACTTATGTATTCGGGGCCATCTGCCCCGCCCACGGCAAAGGGGCAGCACTTGTTTTGCCCAAAGCCAATACCAATTCCATGCAGCTTCACCTTAAAGAAATCAGCCGAACCGTCGCCAAAGGGGCGCACGCAGTGGTCCTGATGGATCAAGCGGGTTGGCATACAACGGCAAAACTGAAGTTGCCTGATAATATAACCATCTTGCTGCTCCCACCCCGTTCTCCGGAGCTCAACCCGGTTGAAAATGTTTGGCAGTACTTACGGCAAAACTGGCTCTCTAACCGAACCTTTCAAGACTACCAGGAAATTGTCGATGCCGCCTGTTCCGCTTGGAATAAGCTTATTCAACAACCCCACACAATCACATCAATCGGTAGACGAAATTGGGCGCATACAGGTCAATTATAA
- a CDS encoding P-loop NTPase family protein produces the protein MSDSNLSSRYQFVVTVSGKGGVGKSLLAQTAIELLILNQRSVETWQLDNQQQLEKTIGQSVKSLDIQTLKRSRKDPTVITKVFDPLFSGLETLPKTDATLLLDVGATQAGNLLDYAGLIDLDEELLLMNVRSLALVPCVAEPEAIRQAAKTLRVFEEVLPTFDLALVKNLRDGELTNLSTVSQAGQIFEAELLPFLDRIPQITMPLIEAGSWRAFEQNHCRFLEVGMMEIDDIRAMTGLSRPEAKLTRGDVLAFFALMEEELSPLFNFGEE, from the coding sequence ATGTCAGATTCAAATTTATCGTCACGCTACCAGTTTGTAGTGACCGTCAGCGGCAAGGGAGGCGTCGGTAAGAGCCTTCTTGCTCAGACCGCTATAGAGCTACTCATTCTGAACCAACGGTCCGTCGAAACCTGGCAACTCGACAATCAGCAGCAGCTTGAAAAAACCATTGGGCAGTCGGTCAAATCCCTTGATATCCAGACACTCAAGCGCTCCCGAAAAGACCCTACGGTCATCACGAAAGTGTTTGACCCACTGTTTTCGGGTTTGGAAACTCTTCCTAAAACCGACGCCACTTTGTTGCTCGACGTCGGCGCGACCCAAGCGGGGAATCTCCTTGACTATGCCGGTTTGATCGACCTTGACGAGGAGCTACTGCTTATGAACGTCCGCAGTTTGGCGTTGGTGCCCTGTGTTGCTGAACCAGAAGCCATTCGGCAGGCAGCAAAGACACTGCGCGTCTTTGAGGAGGTTTTGCCCACATTCGATCTGGCCCTCGTCAAAAACCTGCGTGATGGCGAACTCACCAATCTGTCAACCGTGTCACAAGCAGGGCAGATTTTTGAAGCCGAGCTACTTCCCTTTCTAGATCGGATACCACAGATCACAATGCCTTTGATCGAAGCTGGTTCCTGGCGGGCTTTCGAACAGAACCACTGCCGCTTCCTTGAGGTCGGCATGATGGAGATCGATGATATCCGGGCTATGACTGGCCTATCGCGTCCTGAAGCCAAGCTTACGCGTGGGGACGTCCTCGCTTTCTTCGCCCTAATGGAAGAGGAGCTTTCTCCTCTCTTTAACTTTGGAGAGGAGTAA